In Kordia antarctica, the following proteins share a genomic window:
- a CDS encoding lysylphosphatidylglycerol synthase domain-containing protein yields MVIKLAIIIGAAYFIYDKLAHNSQLNFDVFSAQLKASGVFKISTISILLLATFLNWFVEIIKWKTLVQHIKYISLWESTAHSLGGLTASLFTPNRIGEYGAKALYFPKSERKKVLGLNFLGNIAQLVATAFFGMIGFSFFVYQFGVELPWHKILRMFVIITLIGGIFILGIKQKRFQIKGFSWNSLKSFTKKISNKIHLKNISFSFIRYIIFAHQFYFLLLLFGLNTSYLTAMSAITAMYLITSLIPMLFIFDVIVKGSVAVWLFGYLDFPELSILSIVSLMWIFNFVLPSIVGSYFVLNFNPSFTEEKSMAS; encoded by the coding sequence TTGGTAATAAAACTAGCCATAATTATTGGTGCAGCTTATTTTATTTATGATAAGTTAGCACACAATTCGCAGCTAAATTTTGATGTGTTTTCAGCACAATTAAAAGCTTCTGGAGTTTTTAAAATTTCAACGATTTCTATATTATTATTGGCTACTTTTTTAAATTGGTTTGTAGAAATTATCAAATGGAAAACGTTGGTTCAGCACATAAAATACATCTCACTTTGGGAAAGTACAGCGCATAGTTTAGGTGGATTAACAGCTTCATTATTTACACCAAACAGAATTGGCGAATATGGCGCAAAAGCATTGTATTTTCCGAAATCGGAACGTAAAAAAGTGTTGGGTTTAAATTTTCTTGGAAACATAGCGCAATTAGTAGCAACTGCTTTTTTTGGCATGATTGGATTTTCTTTTTTTGTATATCAATTTGGAGTAGAATTACCTTGGCATAAAATATTGCGCATGTTTGTAATCATAACACTTATTGGTGGTATTTTTATACTAGGAATCAAACAAAAACGTTTTCAAATCAAAGGATTTTCTTGGAATAGTTTGAAAAGTTTCACAAAGAAAATCTCCAATAAAATTCATTTAAAAAACATAAGTTTTTCATTCATTCGCTATATAATTTTTGCACATCAATTTTACTTTTTACTGCTACTTTTCGGTTTAAATACTTCATATTTAACTGCAATGAGCGCAATTACAGCAATGTATTTAATTACTTCATTAATTCCGATGTTGTTCATTTTTGATGTAATTGTAAAAGGAAGTGTTGCCGTTTGGCTTTTTGGATATCTTGATTTTCCCGAATTAAGCATTCTTTCCATAGTTTCATTGATGTGGATTTTCAATTTTGTGCTTCCGAGTATTGTTGGTAGTTATTTTGTATTGAATTTTAATCCTTCTTTTACAGAAGAAAAATCAATGGCATCATGA
- the ruvC gene encoding crossover junction endodeoxyribonuclease RuvC: MKQDKKPPKTEKIILGIDPGTTIMGFGLIKVVGKEMKFLQLNELQLQKYSDHYLKLKLIFERTIELIDTFNPDEIAIEAPFFGKNVQSMLKLGRAQGVAMAAGLSREIPITEYSPKKIKMAITGNGNASKEQVAKMLQSLLGLKTLPKNLDSTDGLAAAVCHFYNAGRIEIGKNYSGWSSFVKQNEKRVKK, from the coding sequence ATGAAGCAAGACAAAAAGCCGCCGAAAACAGAGAAAATTATACTAGGAATTGATCCAGGAACTACGATTATGGGTTTTGGCTTGATAAAAGTTGTAGGCAAAGAAATGAAGTTTTTGCAACTGAATGAATTGCAATTGCAAAAATACAGCGATCATTATTTGAAATTAAAATTAATTTTTGAACGTACGATTGAATTGATTGATACGTTCAATCCTGACGAAATTGCGATTGAAGCTCCTTTTTTTGGTAAAAACGTACAATCGATGTTAAAACTTGGGCGCGCGCAAGGTGTTGCAATGGCAGCAGGTTTATCGCGTGAAATTCCTATTACTGAATATTCTCCCAAGAAAATAAAAATGGCAATTACCGGAAACGGAAATGCTAGCAAAGAGCAAGTTGCCAAAATGTTACAAAGTTTATTAGGCTTGAAAACATTACCAAAAAATTTGGATTCTACCGATGGTTTGGCTGCAGCAGTTTGTCACTTTTACAATGCAGGACGCATAGAAATTGGTAAAAACTATTCTGGCTGGTCAAGTTTTGTTAAGCAAAATGAAAAAAGAGTAAAAAAGTAA
- a CDS encoding glycosyltransferase family 2 protein, translating into MMIGIIFLIAIVYILLILSLIFGFWIETTLKNKHLEAKTNFSVIIPFRDETLRLPMLLASIKELQYPSANVSFWFVDDASEDDSCQIIETFCKENSSVNIKILENKRVSNSPKKDAILTAITQIKSDWIVTTDADCILPTHWLQLYNQEIILKQHKMIAAPVTYKEDASFFNYFQLLDFLSLQGTTIGSFGLQLPFMCNGANLAYQKSAFLEVQGFTGNDTIASGDDVFLLEKFVQKWPKKVCYLKSKKALVTTFSVATFRDLVSQRVRWASKSANYNLPTGKLIGISVILMNLACCMFPFLLLFTTISWQLMLLLFYLKIIVDGILLFQTIQFTEQKFRFLYFILSAILYPFFTIFILFQSLFKNYTWKNRKFKM; encoded by the coding sequence ATGATGATAGGAATTATTTTCTTAATAGCAATTGTTTATATCTTGCTGATACTGAGTTTGATATTTGGTTTTTGGATAGAAACTACTCTCAAAAACAAACATCTTGAAGCAAAAACAAATTTTTCTGTAATTATTCCCTTTCGGGATGAAACTCTACGTTTACCGATGTTGTTAGCTTCTATAAAAGAATTGCAATATCCGAGCGCGAATGTGTCTTTTTGGTTTGTAGATGATGCTTCTGAAGATGATTCGTGCCAAATCATAGAAACATTTTGCAAAGAAAATTCATCTGTAAACATAAAAATTTTAGAAAATAAGCGTGTTTCAAATTCGCCAAAAAAAGATGCAATTCTAACAGCAATTACACAAATAAAAAGTGATTGGATTGTTACTACCGACGCAGATTGCATACTTCCAACACATTGGTTACAACTTTACAATCAAGAAATTATTTTGAAACAACACAAAATGATTGCTGCGCCAGTTACGTACAAAGAAGATGCTTCATTTTTTAATTATTTTCAATTACTCGATTTTTTGAGCTTGCAAGGAACAACAATTGGAAGTTTTGGTCTACAATTACCTTTTATGTGTAATGGCGCCAATTTAGCATATCAAAAAAGTGCTTTTTTGGAAGTTCAAGGATTCACAGGAAATGATACAATTGCAAGTGGCGATGATGTATTTCTGTTAGAAAAATTTGTACAAAAATGGCCAAAAAAAGTGTGCTATCTAAAATCAAAAAAAGCGTTGGTAACTACATTTTCTGTTGCTACTTTTCGCGATTTAGTTTCGCAACGCGTACGTTGGGCTTCAAAAAGTGCGAATTATAATTTACCTACTGGAAAACTAATTGGCATTAGTGTAATTTTAATGAATTTAGCGTGTTGCATGTTTCCATTTTTACTTTTATTTACAACTATTTCATGGCAACTTATGCTACTTTTATTTTATTTAAAAATTATTGTAGATGGAATATTATTATTTCAAACTATTCAATTTACAGAACAAAAATTTAGATTTTTATACTTTATTTTAAGTGCAATTTTATATCCTTTTTTCACGATTTTTATCCTCTTTCAATCTTTATTTAAAAACTACACCTGGAAGAATAGAAAGTTTAAAATGTAA
- a CDS encoding transposase, whose translation MKYKKWSLQEKLEILSCSEELGIVETCRKYSVSTGTFYSWKKKHDTQGEAGLKVTYDTRSKELKHAEEENRILRKLLSNKEIELEIQRELLKKKFGTSDPRKI comes from the coding sequence ATGAAATACAAGAAATGGAGTTTACAAGAAAAGTTAGAAATACTATCCTGTTCTGAGGAACTTGGTATTGTTGAGACTTGTCGTAAATATAGTGTTAGTACTGGCACTTTTTATAGTTGGAAGAAGAAACATGATACCCAAGGAGAAGCTGGCTTAAAAGTTACTTATGATACTCGTAGTAAGGAATTAAAGCATGCAGAAGAAGAAAATAGAATACTCCGTAAGCTATTGAGTAATAAAGAAATTGAATTAGAAATTCAACGAGAACTCTTAAAAAAAAAGTTTGGGACATCCGATCCAAGAAAGATTTAG